In the genome of Tachysurus vachellii isolate PV-2020 chromosome 9, HZAU_Pvac_v1, whole genome shotgun sequence, one region contains:
- the meak7 gene encoding MTOR-associated protein MEAK7 isoform X1: MMGNTESAVVHKRLDRFRPDERPVIEEVYDRLQSTSSSSVPTGKVNVLHIDTLKITMGKMASDPMILRVYEGICSVDPGVPVPPGGGVSREQLVIFLADVLRGTAEERAPLVMAMAHGTKAMVMTNQIREFLEDLVSAVVQILTHKGRLRGWRPDRMGHGDQGVKLLAEQLSSELKSSDQDMCDVTCIEDWLLRVSGVSTYLELLIADGLNVGLTSFPPPTLLPQCLNAPWTELRSVLDIPLLMFLTSQLPAGHTAHWRLLFSTNRHGESFTRLVGNCKSQGSTVLLVKDTKGHIFGGFASHSWELKPQFQGDSRCFLFSVSPSMRVFTCTGYNQHYMYLNQGQQTMPNGLGMGGQHGYFGLWLDSNFGRGHSRARPRCTTYGSPQLSEEEDFTVDTVEVWGVGVPPGEQEQQETKKSILDVDPEIQAIMEMTGKTLHSQGLREPEEEDDG, from the exons ATGATGGGGAACACAGAAAGTGCTGTAGTGCACAAACGTCTGGACCGTTTCCGTCCTGATGAGCGACCTGTTATTGAGGAAGTCTATGACAGACTTCAGAGCACCAGCAGCTCGTCTGTACCTACTGGGAAAGTGAATGTTTTACACATAGACACGCTCAAG ataaccATGGGTAAAATGGCTTCGGACCCAATGATTTTAAGAGTCTATGAGGGAATTTGCAGTGTGGACCCTGGTGTGCCAGTGCCACCTGGTGGTGGGGTAAGTCGAGAGCAGCTGGTGATCTTCCTGGCAGATGTTCTTCGGGGGACAGCAGAAGAGAGAGCACCACTTGTCATGGCAATGGCACACGGGACCAAAGCAATGGTTATGACCAATCAGATAAGAGAA TTTTTAGAGGACTTGGTATCAGCTGTAGTTCAGATTCTCACACATAAGGGACGTCTGCGAGGCTGGAGACCAGATCGTATGGGTCATGGTGATCAGGGGGTGAAGCTTTTGGCTGAGCAGTTGAGCTCTGAGTTAAAATCCTCAG ATCAGGACATGTGTGATGTCACTTGTATCGAGGACTGGCTATTACGTGTATCAGGTGTGTCCACATACCTGGAGCTCCTGATTGCCGATGGTCTTAATGTAGGATTGACCTCGTTCCCACCTCCCACTCTGCTGCCCCAGTGTCTAAACGCTCCCTGGACTGAGCTGCGCTCTGTATTGGATATTCCACTTCTTATGTTTCTGACTTCTCAGCTGCCTGCAGGACACACTGCCCACTGGAGGCTGCTGTTTTCCACCAACAGACATGGTGAAAGTTTTACTCGTCTGGTTGGAAATTGTAAAAGCCAGGGCTCCACTGTGTTACTGGTGAAAGACACCAAGGGCCACATATTTGGAGGCTTTGCATCTCATAGCTGGGAGCTCAAACCTCAGTTTCAGG GTGATTCCAGGTGCTTCCTGTTTTCTGTGTCGCCATCTATGCGAGTGTTCACATGTACTGGTTATAACCAGCACTACATGTACCTGAACCAAGGCCAGCAAACCATGCCCAATGGTCTG GGTATGGGTGGACAGCATGGGTATTTCGGTTTGTGGCTAGACAGCAATTTTGGCCGTGGTCACAGTCGGGCTCGTCCACGCTGCACCACCTACGGTAGTCCTCAACTCTCTGAGGAAGAAGACTTTACAGTGGACACAGTAGAGGTGTGGGGAGTTGGTGTGCCCCCTGGGGAACAGGAACAG CAGGAGACTAAGAAGAGTATTCTGGATGTAGATCCTGAGATTCAGGCTATAATGGAGATGACAGGGAAAACCCTGCATAGCCAAGGCCTACGAGAgccagaagaagaagatgatggatGA
- the meak7 gene encoding MTOR-associated protein MEAK7 isoform X2: MMGNTESAVVHKRLDRFRPDERPVIEEVYDRLQSTSSSSVPTGKVNVLHIDTLKITMGKMASDPMILRVYEGICSVDPGVPVPPGGGVSREQLVIFLADVLRGTAEERAPLVMAMAHGTKAMVMTNQIREFLEDLVSAVVQILTHKGRLRGWRPDRMGHGDQGVKLLAEQLSSELKSSDQDMCDVTCIEDWLLRVSGVSTYLELLIADGLNVGLTSFPPPTLLPQCLNAPWTELRSVLDIPLLMFLTSQLPAGHTAHWRLLFSTNRHGESFTRLVGNCKSQGSTVLLVKDTKGHIFGGFASHSWELKPQFQGDSRCFLFSVSPSMRVFTCTGYNQHYMYLNQGQQTMPNGLGMGGQHGYFGLWLDSNFGRGHSRARPRCTTYGSPQLSEEEDFTVDTVEVWGVGVPPGEQEQETKKSILDVDPEIQAIMEMTGKTLHSQGLREPEEEDDG, translated from the exons ATGATGGGGAACACAGAAAGTGCTGTAGTGCACAAACGTCTGGACCGTTTCCGTCCTGATGAGCGACCTGTTATTGAGGAAGTCTATGACAGACTTCAGAGCACCAGCAGCTCGTCTGTACCTACTGGGAAAGTGAATGTTTTACACATAGACACGCTCAAG ataaccATGGGTAAAATGGCTTCGGACCCAATGATTTTAAGAGTCTATGAGGGAATTTGCAGTGTGGACCCTGGTGTGCCAGTGCCACCTGGTGGTGGGGTAAGTCGAGAGCAGCTGGTGATCTTCCTGGCAGATGTTCTTCGGGGGACAGCAGAAGAGAGAGCACCACTTGTCATGGCAATGGCACACGGGACCAAAGCAATGGTTATGACCAATCAGATAAGAGAA TTTTTAGAGGACTTGGTATCAGCTGTAGTTCAGATTCTCACACATAAGGGACGTCTGCGAGGCTGGAGACCAGATCGTATGGGTCATGGTGATCAGGGGGTGAAGCTTTTGGCTGAGCAGTTGAGCTCTGAGTTAAAATCCTCAG ATCAGGACATGTGTGATGTCACTTGTATCGAGGACTGGCTATTACGTGTATCAGGTGTGTCCACATACCTGGAGCTCCTGATTGCCGATGGTCTTAATGTAGGATTGACCTCGTTCCCACCTCCCACTCTGCTGCCCCAGTGTCTAAACGCTCCCTGGACTGAGCTGCGCTCTGTATTGGATATTCCACTTCTTATGTTTCTGACTTCTCAGCTGCCTGCAGGACACACTGCCCACTGGAGGCTGCTGTTTTCCACCAACAGACATGGTGAAAGTTTTACTCGTCTGGTTGGAAATTGTAAAAGCCAGGGCTCCACTGTGTTACTGGTGAAAGACACCAAGGGCCACATATTTGGAGGCTTTGCATCTCATAGCTGGGAGCTCAAACCTCAGTTTCAGG GTGATTCCAGGTGCTTCCTGTTTTCTGTGTCGCCATCTATGCGAGTGTTCACATGTACTGGTTATAACCAGCACTACATGTACCTGAACCAAGGCCAGCAAACCATGCCCAATGGTCTG GGTATGGGTGGACAGCATGGGTATTTCGGTTTGTGGCTAGACAGCAATTTTGGCCGTGGTCACAGTCGGGCTCGTCCACGCTGCACCACCTACGGTAGTCCTCAACTCTCTGAGGAAGAAGACTTTACAGTGGACACAGTAGAGGTGTGGGGAGTTGGTGTGCCCCCTGGGGAACAGGAACAG GAGACTAAGAAGAGTATTCTGGATGTAGATCCTGAGATTCAGGCTATAATGGAGATGACAGGGAAAACCCTGCATAGCCAAGGCCTACGAGAgccagaagaagaagatgatggatGA